The Pseudofrankia sp. DC12 region CACGAGGAGCTGATGAGCTGGCCGCGGCTGGCCGAGCCGGTCAGCGAGCCGAGCCGGCCTCGCCTGGTGACCCGCCTCGACGCCCCGCTCGACGGCCTGCGCGGCCCGCTCGCCCTGCTGCTGACCGCGCTGGCGGCGGGCAGCCGGACCTGGCTGCCGGATCTCAGCGTCCCGCCCGACCCGGCCCGGCCCGGGGCGAAGCCGCTCACCGTGCCCGGCCACCTCGGCAACGCGTTCCGGGACGCGCACGTCCGGGACGCGCTCGGCCGGCTCCTGTTCGACGGCCAGATCGCCGACGACGGCCACGGCACGGGCTTCCTGGTGCTGGCCGAGCCGCTGGTGCCGGACGAGCAGGGCGACAGCCCGTCGGCGGGCCGGGCCGAGGCTTCGACCACCGCCTCGATCGACACGGCGGACGTCGAGGTCTCCGGGTTCGGGCCCGGAGGCGGGCTCGGCGCCGACGCGGAGTTCTCGTTCACGGCCGACGACGAGGTCGGGCTGGGCCGGCGCGCGCCGACGACCATCGCGCGGCTGGCCCCGCCCACGCCGGGCGACCACCCGTTCTACGGCGCCGGCACGATGGTCCTCGACACCCATCTGGACCCCGGGCTGCTGCGCCCCGGCGACCTGGAGCGGCTGGGCGAGCTCAGCCGGATGGGTCAGCTCGACCGCCTCGGGACGTTCGACGACACCGGTGTGCCCAGTGGTGGTGGCCGGCCAGCGGACGACGCCGAGCTGACCGCGGCGCTGATCGCGATCTCCACCCTCGCGCCCGCGCAGACCTGTGGCGCCTGGATCGCGCACGAGAAGTCCGGCACGCTGGCCTACCGGATCTGCCTGCCGCCGTCCTGCCTGCTCTGGCCGGCGCCGGAGGCGGTCGGCTCGATCGTGGACGCCGCCTGGCGCGTCGCGATCGCGCAGGTCCGCGCCGCCGCCCACCTGCTCAGCGCCCAGGCGATGTCCCCAGGCGGATGACGGCTCCCGCGCTGGGCCGGTCGTGTCGTCGTGGCCGGGCTCAGCGGGCCGAAAGAAGCAGTGCGCCCGCGATGGGGCCGCCGCCGGCGCCGACGGCGGCCACCTCGCGCCGGGTGAGCTGGCGTTCGCCCGCCTGGCCGCGCAGCTGCAGGCAGGCCTCGTGGACGATCCAGTAGCCGTGCATCCGGCCGGCTGACAGCTGGCCACCGTAGGTGTTGATCGGGAACGAGCCTTCCAGCGCGATCCGCCCGGGGCCCGCGACGAAGGGGCCGGACTCGCCCTCGCCGCAGAACCCGAAGGCTTCGAGCCAGGCCAGGGCCAGGAAGGTGAAGCCGTCGTAGAGCTGGGCGAAGTCGACGTCGCCTGGTCTGAGGTCTGTCCGCGACCACAGCTCGGCCGCGGCGTCAGAGGATGCCATCCTGGGGTAGTCGGCCCGCAGGTACCAGCCGCCGGGGCCGGTCGAGCCGCCCATCGCCTCGACCTGGACGGGGTGGTCGCAGGCGGTCTGATGGTCCGCCGTGGACACGACCAGCGCGATCGAGCCGTCGATGGGCACGTCGCAGTCCAGCAGGCCGAACGGCTCGGAGATGAGCCGGGCGGACAGATAGTCGTCCAGCGTGATCGGGGTCCGGAAGACGGCCGACGGGTTGAGCCCGGCGTTGCGTCGGCTGTTGACGGCCAGGGCGCCAAGCTGCTCTTTGGTCGTGCCATAAAGGTGCATGTGCCGGCGGCAGTGCATCGCCAGCCAGTTCGCGGCCGAGTACGCGTGGGCATTCATCAGCTCAGCCATCCCACCGGCAAGGCCGTCCCGGGCTGGGAAAACCGGCCCTGCCGCGTCGCCCCCGGGAGCGGGGTCCAGGCCCGCGCCTTCGAGATGGGGCGCCGCGCCGTCGGGGAGGATCGCACCGCCGATCATCTGGACTGTGCGGTAGACCAGCACGTGCCGGGCCTGTCCGCTGCCGACCGCCTGGACGGCCGACATGACCGGCGAGAGCAGGCCGCCGGTGTCGATGCCGCCGCCGAGGTAGGTCGGCGCCAGGCCGAGAACGCCGCAGGCCGCCTTGACCGGTGTGTCCCCCAGCGTGGCGACACCGTCGATGTCCTCGGGTCGCAGCCCCGCGTCGGCGATCGCCTGCCGGGACGCCTCCGCCGTCAGGTCGAGGCCGGGGATGCCGGTGCGCCGGCCGATCCGCGAGATCCCGATGCCCGAGATGATGGCGCCCCGCTCCGGAACTCCCGTCATACGGGCGACGCTATGGCCCGGCGTGCGCCCTCGTCGCCCGAAGCATTCTGGATCACACGCCCACCCCGCCGCCGGGCCGACCGCGGGCCCTACGGTCGGGAGAGCCGGTGGCCAACCCCACCGACGGCCCGGCAACGCAGCTCGGAGGTCTCATGACCACGTCGTCAGTCGACGCGGGCCACCCGTTGATGATTCAGCGCTGCGCGGCCTGCCGGCGCTGGACCCATCCGGAGGCCGCGCGCTGCTCCTCCTGCGGAGGAGCGCTGGCGGTCGAGCCGGTGAGCGGCGCCGGGACGGTCTTCACCTTCACGGTCAATCACCACGCCTTCCACCCGACATTGCCGGTGCCCTACGTCGTAGCTGTCGTTGAGCTCGCGGAGCAGGAGGACCTGCGGATCGTGGCCAACATCGTCGGAGGTGCGCCTGCGGACGTGGCGGTTGGCATGGCGGTGCGCGCCGCGTTCGACCAGCTCGGCGATTCTGGTGTCCCCGTGTTCCGCGCCGAGGTCAGGAAGCCAGCCGAGTAACCGCGGTCGGGAAGAGCCTGGCGACGAGTCGGACCGCGGCGGGCTCCGACGCCTCGTCGAGCTCCGCTGGCTCGGCCACCGCCGACGGTCCTGGGGCGCACGCGAGCTGGGTGGGCGCCGCCCCGGGCCCGGCCTCGCCGCGCACCAGGGCCACCGGCCCGGATCGTTCCCCGTCGGCGAGCAGCCGGGCGATCCCGCGGATCTCGACCGCGGTACGCGGGTTGGTGAGATCGAAGACGGAAACGCTCACCGGGGCCTCCTTCGCCAGATCTCCAGCCGGCTGGCGCGGAGCGACGATCGACAGCAGGAGCGCGTCGCCTTCCCGCCGTAGCCCGACCGCGCGCGAGTGCGGCTCGCCGTCCGGGCCGACCATGGCCAGCATGGCGACACTCGGCCCGTCCAGGATCGCGCGTAGCTCGGCTCCGAATGCCGCATCGCGTAGCGCGACATCCAGGGCCGCCGACGGCTCCGCGGAGGGATCGGCCCCGTTGTCTCGCAGCCGCCGGGTGAGCCGCCAGGCGACCAGGCCGAGCACGGTGGCCGTGGGGATCTCGACGAGTGTCGCCGTCGCGATGCTGAGCAGGAAGTCATCGGTTCCGCTGGACAGGGCCATGTCGAACCAGGCGTCACAAAGCAGCAGAGTCGCGGTGACGACGGAGGCGGGGATGAGGGTCCAGCGGTCCCGTAGCGCGCTGTAAGCGGTCGTTGCCAGCGCGCCCAGCTCCGCGACGTCGTAGCCGGTCCACGCCAGTCGCCAGCCCTGAGTCTCATAGTGCATCGGCAGGCTGACGGACAGGTCGACGATCCAGGCGACGAGCGCCACGCAGCTGACCAGCAGCGCGATCCCAAGGCGGAAGCGGCGTCGGCGGGTGGCCGCTGGCAGCGGCGGGTGCAGAGTGGCCATGTCCGGCTCCTGTGGTCAGGTGTCCGGTGTTGCCTGGCTCAGGCCAGGTCGGACCCGCTCGGCACGACTGACCGTCCCCCCAGGCGCACACCCCGCCGCGCCTTGGGATGAGCATCTGTAGAGAGCAAGGCGATCCATCGCACAGTTATGCCCACGCGAGAGCAACTTTCGAACTGGTCACACCCGCTGGATTTTCCAGGCCTCGCCGGCTCCCCGCCCGCCCGCGCGCCACTCCCGGCGCGAGCGGCGAGGTCCGCCGTCGAGTCGCCGCCGGACGGCGTCAGAAATGGCCCAGCAGATCCGGGAAAGAACCGAGGCGCAGCACACCGGCGTCGGCGGGGTCGAGGTCGGCGTGCTCCAGCGCCCAGCCGTTCTCGTCGGGGATGTGCACCGCTCGCCAGCCGGCCGCCCGCGCGGGGAGAATGTCGGACTTCGGCGAGTTTCCGATCATCCATGTGGTCGTCGGGTCCAGCGCGAGCCGCTCGGCGAGCCCGCGGTAGGCGCCGACGTGCTTCTCCCGGACGATGTGGGTACCGAGCTCGAAGAACCCGGCCAGGCCGGAGGCGTCGATCTTGCCCTGCTGCTCCTCCGGGTTGCCCTTGGTGAGCAGCGCGAGCCGGTGCCGGCCGCCGAGCTCGCGCAGCGTCTCGGCCACCCCGGGCATCGGCTCCACCCGGTGGTCCGCCAGCGCCACGGCGAGCTCGGCGATCTCTCGGCGCTCCCGCTCGTCGGCCGGGCGCTCCCGAAGCCGCTCGAACAGGTCATGCAGACTACGCAGGAAGACCTTCGTGCCGTAGCCGTGCGCGACCGTGTTCGCCGCCTCGATGTCCAGGAGCAGGGCGTACAGCGCATCGCGGTCCAGCGTCGGATGGGCCAGCCAGTCCAGGTAGTCGTGGATGACCCGCTCAAACCTGATGTTGTTGGACCAGAGCGTGTCGTCAGCGTCGAAGACCAACGTCATGCGCGTATCACCCGAAGCCGGCACAACTCGATCTGACCAGACCCCGCCGGTCGCCGTCGACCACTTTTCGGCTTCGCGCCGCCCCGGCGGACGGGCTTCGGGCCTCCACGCGGCGGTTCGGGTCCGCGAGGGTGGGCGACCGCGGCGACCGCGGCGAGGACGGCTAGGACGGCGACGGCCGCGCAGATACCAAAAGACAGAAGCGAAGAAATTTTCTCCGCTTCTGTCTTGCGCCACCAACACCGGAAGACGACCGACCTCGGCCTGTTCCCGCAACGTAGTAGTTTGTAGTAGATCGCACCGTCACTGGCATGTGGCAGGCTGGGGCGACGCCTCCGGCCCGCCCCGCGAACGACCCCCACCGCCGGTGAGAGTCCGTTCCGACGGCCGTTGGAGGCGACGCCGAACGGGCGCCCGCAAGGCAGGGCGTGCCGCGCGGGAGGGCGCGGCCCGCGGCCGGATGCGGGGCGAGCCGAGACGCGAGAGGTGGCCAAGCCGGGTGAGCAAGATCGTCGACGGGCTGATCAACCTGCCGCCCTGGCTGGTCCTGCTGGTGGCATTCGCGCTGCCGGCGGCGGAGGCGTCGATCTTCGTCGGCGTCGTGTTCCCGGGCGAGATCGCGATCATCGTGGCCGGGGTGCTCGCCCACGCCCACAAGCTGCCGCTATGGCTGGTCATCGTCGTCGGGACGCTGGGCGCCGTGATCGGTGACAGCATCGGCTACGAGGTCGGCGCCCGCTACGGGGACTGGGTGCTCGCGCGGCTGCCCAAGCGGCTGGTCAAGCCGGAGCACGTCGAGCAGGGCCGGGCGCTGCTGCGCCGCCGCGGCGGCTGGGCCGTGCTGATCGGGCGGTTCACCGCCGCGCTGCGCGCGCTCGTGCCCGGGCTCGCCGGCACCAGCCGGCTGCCCTACCGGACCTTCCTGCCGTACAACCTCGTCGGCGGCCTCGCCTGGGTGACGATGTCCGCGCTGATCGGCTACATCGCGGGCGCCAGCTACAAGGCGGCCGAGCACCAGGTGAGCCTGATCTCCGGCGGGCTGCTCGCGCTGATCGTGCTGGTCGTGCTCCACCAGATCGCCCGCAAGTCGCAGCGGGTGCAGTCCTGGCTCGCGCGGCACCGTTACAAGCTGCCCGACCGGTGGCTGACCGCCTCGGTGCTGATGCTCACGGCCGGCGGCTGGCTGCTCGCCGGCCTCGTCCAGGACGCCCAGGGCCCGACCGGGGCGGCGAGCTCCGACTCCAGGCTGCTGCACGACGTCATCGGCTACCAACGGGCCTGGCTGACGCCGGTGGCCCGCGGGATCACCACCCTGGGCGCCTGGCCAGTCGCCTACGGGGTCGTCGTCGTGCTCGGCGGGCTGGTGGCATGGCGAGCCCGGAACCGGGTGCTGCCGCTGTGCTCGGTCGCGTTGCTCGGGGCCGGCCAGGGCGTCCGGCTGGCGATCAGCCACGCCGTCGCCCGGCCGCGGCCGCCCAGGGGGCTCTGGCTCACCGGAGCGGATGGCTACTCGTTCCCGTCCGGCCACACGACCCTGGCGACGATCGCCTACGGACTGGCCGGCCTGCTACTGCTCCGGCTGCTGCCGGCATCGAGGCTGGCTACAGTGCTCGTCAGCCTGGTGGCGGCGGTGCTCGCGGCCGCGGTCGGGGTGTCCCGGGTGTATCTCGGCGTCCACTGGCCCAGCGACGTCGCCGGTGGCTGGTCCCTCGGCGTCGGGTGGCTGGCCCTCGCCACGACGGTCTACACGCTGGTCCGGCTGGTCCGGCTCCGGAGGTCGGCCAACCGCCTGGTGCCCGCGGAGGCCGCCCCCGAGCCACAGGTCGTCAGCCCCGCACCCTGAGCCCGCCGACGGACCCGGGCCGCCTCGGTGGGACGGAACCCTGCCCTGATTGAAGGCCCCGAATTGGGCTGACCTGGGCGGAAACACGGTTTTGCTAGAGTCCGGGCGCCCGCGACAGCGACGTCGCGCCCCGTTCGCCCGGCTAGCGAGGACGTTCGATGCCCCTCACCGTGCTGTTCATGCCTGAGTCGGCCTACGGCCCGACCAACCAGTGCATCGGGCTGGGCAAGGTGCTGCTCGACCGGGGTCACACCGTCGTCTTCGCCGCGGAGCGGTCCTGGGAGGGCAAGCTCGCGCCGTACGGGTTCGTCGAGGCGCTCGTCGACCTGGCGCCGCCTGCGGCGGGCGCAGGCGAGGAGGTCGCCGGGCAGTTCTGGATCGACTTCATCAACGAGACGGCGCCGGAGTTCCGCAAGCCGACGATCGAGCAGCTGGAGACGTTCGTCGCGCCCACCTACCAGGCGCTCATCGATGGCGCGAAGTACTGCGAGGCGCAACTCAAGGCGATCATCGCCGAGCATCAGCCAGACGTGCTGGTCGAGGACAACGTGATCGCCTTTCCGGCGCTCACCACCGCTGCCGGCGCGTTCGTGCGCATCGTGTCCTGCAACCCGCTCGAGGTACGCGGCGACGACATCGCGCCAGCGTTCGCCGGCTACCCCGAGGACGACCGGTCACAATGGGACGCGTTCCTCGCTGAGTTCGACCGGACGCATCAGGCGATGTGGGCGCAGTTCAACGAGTGGGTGCAGGCTCAGGGCGCGAAGCCGCTGGCCAAGCGGGACTACATCGAGACCTCGGCGCACGCGAACCTGTACGTCTACCCAGCGGAGCTCGACTACACGGACGCCCGGCCGCTCGATGCCACCTGGCACCGGCTCGACTCAAGCGTCCGCGAGACCGACGACGCCTACGACCTGCCGGGCCAGTTCGTCACCCGCGACCCCGATTCGGCGCTGGTGTACCTGTCGCTCGGCTCGCTCGGCAGCGCGGACGTCGGCCTGATGCAGCGGCTCATCGACGTGCTGGCCACCACCCGGCACAAGCTGATCGTCAGCCTGGGCCCCCGGGCCGAGGAGCTCAAGCTCGGCCCGAACATGGTCGGCGCGGCGATGCTGCCACAGACGACGATCATCCCGGAGGTCGACCTGGTGATCACTCACGGCGGCAACAACACAACGACCGAGTGCCTACACTTCGGCAAGCCGATGATCCTGCTGCCGCTGTTCTGGGACCAGTACGACAACGCACAGCGGGTCGACGAGCGTAGCTACGGCATCCGGCTGTCGACCTATGGCTTCGCCGACGACGAGCTGACCGGCGCGGTCGACCGGCTGTTCGCCGACACGGCGCTGCGGGCGAGGCTGGACGCCGTCGGCGCGGCGATCCGGGGCCGGGACGGGCTGCGTACCGGCGCCGGCCTCATCGAGCGGGTCGGGCTGGATCACATCGCCGCCCGTGGCTGACGGGTCCCCGACGCTGCCGCTGGTCGTCGAGCTCGTCGATGGCGCCTGGCGGGCCCGGCCGAGCGGTTCCGGTGCGGGAATCGCCCTGCTTACGCTGTTGGGCTCGGGCGGGGCTGTTCCGGACGGCTTCAGGATCCTCCGCGGGGTGAGCCGGCCGTTCGAGGCGACCGAGCGGAGGGTGGCGGCCGACCAGACCAACGAGTCCTGGATCATCGGCGAAGCCGCCGTCGTCAAGTGGACGACCGAACCGCTGGTCGGGCCACAGCCGGACCGGTTGCGCCGGCTCGTCGAGGCCGGGTTCGGCCAGACGCCGGCGCTGTGGGGAATGGTCGAGTGGCGCACGCCGGACGGGCACTGGGTGCCTGTCGCGACCGTCAACGATCTCGTTCCCGGCGCGGAGGACGGCTGGACCTGGTGCGTCGACGAGGCCCGGCGCGCGCTCGCGGCCTCAGGTCCGCCTGCCACGCCGCCAGCTCCGCGCGGCAGCGGCGACGGCGCCGGGAGGGTGGGCCAGCCCTTCGGTGCGGAGCTGGGTGCGCTCACCGCCGCGATGCACCTGGCCCTGGCCGACCAGCCCGCCGCGACAGCCTCCCCCCGCGAGGCGCTGGCCTGGCTGGCGGCGGCAGAGGAACTGCTGGGCCAGACGCGCTCGCCGCTGTTGGACGCGCACCGCGACACGATCGCGGCGGCGCTGGGCCCACTCGGCAGGGCCGCTGGGACACCGCTCGTCGCGGCCCACGGCGACTTTCACGTCGGCCAGCTGCTGCGCGCGCCCGGCGGCCCGCTGTTCGTGATCGACTTCGACGGCAACCCGACGCTGACCCCACAGCAGCGCAGCGCGCCGCAGCCGGCCGCGCTCGACATCGCCGGGATGCTCATGTCTCTGGAGAACGTCGGGCACGTGGTCCGTCGTTACGCTCCCGAGGTTCCCGACGCCGCGGCCGCCGCGTGGACCGCCTGCGTCCAGGCCGAGTTCCTCTACGGCTACCGGGCCAGCCTCGCCTCGGCCGGGCGGGGTGAGCTGTTGGACGAGTCGTTGCTGGAGGCCTACGGCTGGCAGCAGCTGTGCCGCGAGCTTGCCTACGCCGATGGTCATCTGCCGCGCTGGCGTTACGTACCGGAGGGCGCGCTGCGGCGCCGGTTCGGCCCGGCCGCCGGACAAGCGCCAGCCGCCGGCCATGAGGAAGCCTGACGGACGCCGAGCTGTTCCGCGCGGACCTGGAGGCGAAGCCGGCCCGGCTGCGCGAGCTGTCCGCCCAGGTCAGCGGCCTGTGGGCCGGGGTCGACACCGACCGGCCGATCCTGTTGCTCGGGATGGGCTCGTCGCACTACGCGGGCGGGGTCGTCGCGGCCCGGCTGCGGGCGGCGGGCGGGCGGGCGGTGGCCGAGCTCGCCAGCAACGAGCTCCTTCCCCGGCTTCGGCCCGGCACCCTGGTGATCGCGGTGTCCGCGTCGGGCGGCTCGCGCAGGTGGCTGACGGCACGCAGGGTGCCCGGCCCGGCGGTGTGGTTCTCGTGCTCGGTTATCTCGATGATCAGGCGATCGCGATGGGGCACTCCCCGGACGAGATCGGCCAGCGCGGTGGCGACGGTGCTCGGCGAGGCATTGACCGCCAGCTTCATCCCAGGGGGAATGCTGGGGATCGCGTCGACGGCGCGCGCGACCGCACGCCCGGTCGACGGATCCGTGGGACGACATCCCGGCCATAAGGCTCGAGCCACTGCCCGGCGTGGTCGAAACAACCAGCGGCGGGAAGCACTGTGGAATGAGATGCGTCGTCGTGGGTGCGACCGGATACATCGGAAGCCGGCTCATCCCCGAGCTGCTCGCCAGGGGGCATACGGTGCGGGCCGCCGCGCGCAGCCCGGCCCGGCTGGCCGGGGTGCCGTGGCTGGACCAGGTCGAACTGGTCAGGGCCGACGTCGGCGACCCGGGCCAGGTGGCCGCCGCCCTGGCGGGCCAGGACGTCCTCTACTACCTCGTGCACTCCCTGCACCAGCGCGACTTCGTCGAGCGCGACCGGGCCGCGGCCCGCACGGTCGCGCTGGCCGCCCGGCGGGCCGGGGTGCGGCGGATCATCTACCTCGGCGGGATCAGCCCGGCCGGGCAGCGGCTGTCCGCGCACCTCGCCTCGCGCGAGGAGGTCGGGCTGAAGCTGCTCGGCTCCGGGGTGCCCACGGTGGTGCTGCGGGCCGCCGTGGTGATCGGCTCGGGATCCGCCAGCTTCGAGATGCTTCGTTACCTCACCGAACGGCTCCCAGCCATGGTCACGCCACGCTGGGTACGGTCGCGTGTTCAGCCCATCGCCATCCGTGACGTGCTCTATTACCTGACCCGAACCGCCGAACTGGTACCGGCCGAAGTCAACCGCGGCTTTGACATCGGAGGTCCCGAGGTTCTGACGTACTGGGAGATGATGTGCCGCTACGCGGCGGTCGCCGGCCTGCCCCGCCGCGTCGTGGTTCCCGTCCCGCTGCTCACGCCGTGGTTGTCGGCCCAGTGGGTCAACCTCGTCACGCCGGTGCCGCGCAGCATCGCCGTCCCGCTGATCTCCTCACTCGTCCACGAGGTCGTCTGCCGCGACCACGACCTCGCCGCCTACGTCCCCGACCCGGCCCGCGGCCTGACCGGCTACGACGAGGCGGTCACGCTGGCGCTGGCGCGGACCAGACAGGCCGACGTGCCGTCGCGGTGGGCCCGCGCCACTGCACCGCGAGCCCGTCCGTTCTCGCCGTCGGACCCGCTGCCGACCGATCCGGACTGGTCCGGCGGGACCGTCTACCAGGACGTGCGCGAGCTGGCCACGGCGGCGGAGCCGGCCCGGCTGTGGCGGGTCATCGAGGCCGTCGGCACCGAGAACGGCCGTCGCGCCATCCCCACCGCCTGGCCAGCCTCGACCGGCTCCGGCCGCCTCGCCCGGTACGCCGAGGCCTTGCGCCGCCGGGTGCTCCGGCCGGCCGGGAGCGCCGACACCGCCCTGGCCGGCTGGCGCGTCGAGGACGTCGAACGACCACGCCGGCTCCGGCTGCGCGCGCGGCTTCGCCTGCCGGGCCAGGCCTGGCTCGAACTCTCAGCAGCCCCCGCCGCCCAGGGATCCGTCTATCGGCAACGCGCGATCTTCGAGCCGCATGGCCTCCTCGGCCAGGTCTGCTGGAAGTCCTTCGCGCCGGTGCGCGGCGTCGTCCTGGGCCGGATGGCGCGCACCATCGCCGCGGCGGCCGAGCAGCCGGCGCCCGTGGGCCAGCCGTGGTGACGACGCTCGC contains the following coding sequences:
- a CDS encoding bifunctional DedA family/phosphatase PAP2 family protein; protein product: MSKIVDGLINLPPWLVLLVAFALPAAEASIFVGVVFPGEIAIIVAGVLAHAHKLPLWLVIVVGTLGAVIGDSIGYEVGARYGDWVLARLPKRLVKPEHVEQGRALLRRRGGWAVLIGRFTAALRALVPGLAGTSRLPYRTFLPYNLVGGLAWVTMSALIGYIAGASYKAAEHQVSLISGGLLALIVLVVLHQIARKSQRVQSWLARHRYKLPDRWLTASVLMLTAGGWLLAGLVQDAQGPTGAASSDSRLLHDVIGYQRAWLTPVARGITTLGAWPVAYGVVVVLGGLVAWRARNRVLPLCSVALLGAGQGVRLAISHAVARPRPPRGLWLTGADGYSFPSGHTTLATIAYGLAGLLLLRLLPASRLATVLVSLVAAVLAAAVGVSRVYLGVHWPSDVAGGWSLGVGWLALATTVYTLVRLVRLRRSANRLVPAEAAPEPQVVSPAP
- a CDS encoding thiolase family protein; this encodes MTGVPERGAIISGIGISRIGRRTGIPGLDLTAEASRQAIADAGLRPEDIDGVATLGDTPVKAACGVLGLAPTYLGGGIDTGGLLSPVMSAVQAVGSGQARHVLVYRTVQMIGGAILPDGAAPHLEGAGLDPAPGGDAAGPVFPARDGLAGGMAELMNAHAYSAANWLAMHCRRHMHLYGTTKEQLGALAVNSRRNAGLNPSAVFRTPITLDDYLSARLISEPFGLLDCDVPIDGSIALVVSTADHQTACDHPVQVEAMGGSTGPGGWYLRADYPRMASSDAAAELWSRTDLRPGDVDFAQLYDGFTFLALAWLEAFGFCGEGESGPFVAGPGRIALEGSFPINTYGGQLSAGRMHGYWIVHEACLQLRGQAGERQLTRREVAAVGAGGGPIAGALLLSAR
- a CDS encoding nucleotide disphospho-sugar-binding domain-containing protein is translated as MPLTVLFMPESAYGPTNQCIGLGKVLLDRGHTVVFAAERSWEGKLAPYGFVEALVDLAPPAAGAGEEVAGQFWIDFINETAPEFRKPTIEQLETFVAPTYQALIDGAKYCEAQLKAIIAEHQPDVLVEDNVIAFPALTTAAGAFVRIVSCNPLEVRGDDIAPAFAGYPEDDRSQWDAFLAEFDRTHQAMWAQFNEWVQAQGAKPLAKRDYIETSAHANLYVYPAELDYTDARPLDATWHRLDSSVRETDDAYDLPGQFVTRDPDSALVYLSLGSLGSADVGLMQRLIDVLATTRHKLIVSLGPRAEELKLGPNMVGAAMLPQTTIIPEVDLVITHGGNNTTTECLHFGKPMILLPLFWDQYDNAQRVDERSYGIRLSTYGFADDELTGAVDRLFADTALRARLDAVGAAIRGRDGLRTGAGLIERVGLDHIAARG
- a CDS encoding OB-fold domain-containing protein — translated: MTTSSVDAGHPLMIQRCAACRRWTHPEAARCSSCGGALAVEPVSGAGTVFTFTVNHHAFHPTLPVPYVVAVVELAEQEDLRIVANIVGGAPADVAVGMAVRAAFDQLGDSGVPVFRAEVRKPAE
- a CDS encoding aminoglycoside phosphotransferase; this translates as MADGSPTLPLVVELVDGAWRARPSGSGAGIALLTLLGSGGAVPDGFRILRGVSRPFEATERRVAADQTNESWIIGEAAVVKWTTEPLVGPQPDRLRRLVEAGFGQTPALWGMVEWRTPDGHWVPVATVNDLVPGAEDGWTWCVDEARRALAASGPPATPPAPRGSGDGAGRVGQPFGAELGALTAAMHLALADQPAATASPREALAWLAAAEELLGQTRSPLLDAHRDTIAAALGPLGRAAGTPLVAAHGDFHVGQLLRAPGGPLFVIDFDGNPTLTPQQRSAPQPAALDIAGMLMSLENVGHVVRRYAPEVPDAAAAAWTACVQAEFLYGYRASLASAGRGELLDESLLEAYGWQQLCRELAYADGHLPRWRYVPEGALRRRFGPAAGQAPAAGHEEA
- a CDS encoding DUF2867 domain-containing protein — protein: MRCVVVGATGYIGSRLIPELLARGHTVRAAARSPARLAGVPWLDQVELVRADVGDPGQVAAALAGQDVLYYLVHSLHQRDFVERDRAAARTVALAARRAGVRRIIYLGGISPAGQRLSAHLASREEVGLKLLGSGVPTVVLRAAVVIGSGSASFEMLRYLTERLPAMVTPRWVRSRVQPIAIRDVLYYLTRTAELVPAEVNRGFDIGGPEVLTYWEMMCRYAAVAGLPRRVVVPVPLLTPWLSAQWVNLVTPVPRSIAVPLISSLVHEVVCRDHDLAAYVPDPARGLTGYDEAVTLALARTRQADVPSRWARATAPRARPFSPSDPLPTDPDWSGGTVYQDVRELATAAEPARLWRVIEAVGTENGRRAIPTAWPASTGSGRLARYAEALRRRVLRPAGSADTALAGWRVEDVERPRRLRLRARLRLPGQAWLELSAAPAAQGSVYRQRAIFEPHGLLGQVCWKSFAPVRGVVLGRMARTIAAAAEQPAPVGQPW
- a CDS encoding HAD family hydrolase yields the protein MTLVFDADDTLWSNNIRFERVIHDYLDWLAHPTLDRDALYALLLDIEAANTVAHGYGTKVFLRSLHDLFERLRERPADERERREIAELAVALADHRVEPMPGVAETLRELGGRHRLALLTKGNPEEQQGKIDASGLAGFFELGTHIVREKHVGAYRGLAERLALDPTTTWMIGNSPKSDILPARAAGWRAVHIPDENGWALEHADLDPADAGVLRLGSFPDLLGHF
- a CDS encoding pyridoxamine 5'-phosphate oxidase family protein; translated protein: MATLHPPLPAATRRRRFRLGIALLVSCVALVAWIVDLSVSLPMHYETQGWRLAWTGYDVAELGALATTAYSALRDRWTLIPASVVTATLLLCDAWFDMALSSGTDDFLLSIATATLVEIPTATVLGLVAWRLTRRLRDNGADPSAEPSAALDVALRDAAFGAELRAILDGPSVAMLAMVGPDGEPHSRAVGLRREGDALLLSIVAPRQPAGDLAKEAPVSVSVFDLTNPRTAVEIRGIARLLADGERSGPVALVRGEAGPGAAPTQLACAPGPSAVAEPAELDEASEPAAVRLVARLFPTAVTRLAS